The Laspinema palackyanum D2c DNA window AACTCGGACGTGAAACGCGACTGCGGCGAAGATACTTGGAGGGTAGCCTCCTGGGAAAATAGCTCGGTGCCCGGTCATTATTTAAACGAAACCCCTCCACGAAAGTGTTGGGGTTTTGTTGTTTTAAGGGATTTATAAGATAAAATTGCCGAGGTGAAAAATTGCCCACTGTTGCACAAGCGTATGGGAGTGTTAAAGTTTGTCAGATGCTTTCTAACTTGTATCAAGTGATCAATGTGTTTCGCTACGATCCGGCGTTAAAAACTATTTATGTTCAAGCTGGTAGAAACGATGAGTTCGCCATCATAATAAATGAAGAGGGAATCTGGGAGTTTGTTGAATGAGCGAAAATCTTCAAAATCTGACAAATAGCGAATTAAAAGCTTATATGAAAGCTCATCGGAATGATGAGACTGCTTGTCACGAAGCCCTTAAAATTATGATGAGCCGTAGAAGTGAAACTACTGCTAAATATGCTTACGATATTACCGATGAAGAGATGAAGGCTCTTTTTCAGGAAAAACTTCGCTCAAAACAATAAGACTGTTGTGAGCGATCGCCTTTTAGACTTTCGATGAATTACTCTGCGTTAGGGAAACTTCCCGTCTCAGAAATCGCTTCCTCTAATTCTGTAGTGGTAGAGGCGAGGGGGGAGGAGTGTTGAAGGCTCCCCAACAGAGTCAAGCCTTCTCTTGCTAGAATATCAGTCAATCTTAACCGAAAAAGCATACCGAAGCGTCTCCTTATCATGAGGACAAATTGCAATGGCAGAACTCACGATTCAAGTCCCAGATGAATGGGCAAAGCGCCTGCAACCCTTACAACACCGCCTACCGGAACTGCTCCAGAGGCTTGTGGAGTCTATCCCCAACAGCGCAACTACAGAGATGCTTCCCACCGTTGCCAATCCAACGGCTTCCCCAGTGGTTTATGTGGAAGTGCTTGATTTTTTAATTTCTGGTCCCACTCCGGGAGAAATTGCTGCTTTCAAAGTATCGGGAGATGCTCAAGCGCGTTTGGGAGAATTGTTAGAAAAAAATCGCGAAGGTAGGTTAAATGAAACTGAATCGGCAGAACTAGATTTATCCGAGCAACTCGATCGCTTAATGACGTTGCTCAAGGCAAAAGCTTATGCAGAATCAATAAAATAAATGAGTTTTTTTCCATACCGCCGGGTTTGCGTCAGCTTACGAGCGATCGGGCTGAAGGAAAATGCGAATACTGTCTCATTCACCAAGACTTTTCAATTTACAGCCATGAAGTTGACGATATCATTGGGGTCAAACATGGAGGTCAAACGCTCAGTGATTTATCCAGTTAGGGATCGACAACAATGATTCCTTGACCGGGACCTTCGTAAATTTCAACGTGAGCTACTTGTCCAGTCCCGGTATAAAATCGTACTTCTGCTCTAGACTCAGAAGGCATGGATAGCCAATTACCATTTCTTTGAGCATTCAGAGTAGTCGTAAATCCATCATCCCAACTAATTACAATTCGGCTTGAACCATGCTCAATCGAACAGCCAATTGATTCGGCCTGAGCTTGGTTTTGTCCATAAAAACTACAGTTAGAGCTATAATTTCTTACTCCGTTCCTCCTCCCTTCGGCGTGAACATCGATAGTGGAAGCAATGGTAAATGCTACAAGCAAATTTGCCACCAAAGCGCCTCGATAAAACAAACCTGAGTGGATATTCATCTTAGATAAACCTCCTACGGCTAGAACATAATAACATTTAGTAAATTGTTAAATCCCTGCTCCCTATAGCGTTAAATAAAATTGCTCAGTAACGGCTCCTTCAGACTACCTCCAATCCCTTAATATGGGAAAGGAGAATAGTTTCTTTCAATTACCGATCGCTCCAGTCAAGATAAGGAGGATTGGAAATGCCATATCCCGTATCTTGGCATCGCTTCAAAGGATTAGTTACTTGTGGATATCCCTGCCCCACTCCTTCACTGGTATAAGCAGTGATAAAAGGTACATTATTTCCTTTCGCGTAAACATTTACACCATAAATTTGGTTGGGTCTACTTGGATCGGGATATACTCTTCTTGTTCCTTGAAAGGGTCCCCAATCAAGTATTACATCGGCATACTCCCGGATCGGGCCTAAAAGAACGCAAAAATCGCCTACATAGTTCGGGTCTATGATAAGATCTCCACGATGCTGTATTTCCGATCCAAAAGCAACTTGAGGTACAGCTAAATTTGGAACTACATTCAAGGTAGTAGTCAGTAATGCGATCGCACAGAGTTTAGAACGATTGATTTTCATTAAGAGTATCCTCAAATCCCTCTAGCTTGTCCCCACTTTAACAACCCGGTTTTAGCTTGTCCAGTGATAAAAAGTGACAAAAAGTGATAAAAAGTAGCGTTTTTTTGCTTTTTGTGGTAAGATTAGCGGAAATTCGAGGGTCGGATGGCGGAGTGACTCCTGCGGCGAACAGGGGGCGGTGGCTCCAGCTAAGTTGTCCTACCTGCTACTAACCCTTGCTCAGACTACCATAACAACGTTGGGGTGGACTTGATAGATGAAGGTTGAGGAAGCACTGGCGCTCGTGGAAGCTGTCCTGGAGGACGATCGCCTCAATGATGTTCAAGAGTTGATCTTTCGTCAGTGTTGGGAAGGAAACCAGTCTTATCAGGAAATTGCTCAAGTCTCTGGATACGATTATGAATATATCAAGGCAACGGGTGCTAAACTCTGGAAGTTACTGACAGAAGCATTGGGAGAAAAGGTTAAAAAAGGTAATCTCCAGTCTGTGCTGAAGCGATATTTACGGAGGAATCAAATCAATTTTTATCGCACTCAAGTCATTGGAGTGAATCTTAGCGGAGGCAGCTTAAGTGAAGCTAATCTCAGTGGTGCAAAACTATTTGCTAATTTAGGCCAATCTGATTCCTGTCAAGGCGATTTCTACAAAGAAAAAAGGCCAGATGATAAGACTGAATTATTACAGGAAGATGATATAAATGCTGAACTGGAGGGCAATCCGATCGCCCATTCAAGTTCTGAATCCGTTACTCATTCCTGGAATGGTTGGCAATTTCGATCGCAGGCAGAGGTGAAGATTGCAGAAGCACTTGATCGCGCTGGAGTTCTGTTTTTCCCGAACGCGACGGCGCGATTGACGACGCCGGATGCCAAGCAAAATCAACCCCCTCATTTTCTGGTTTGTTCTGAAGGTAAGTTAGGGATTCTCGTGGTGGACGGGGAGGAGGATGAAGCAGAAACCAGTCGCCTTCTCCAAT harbors:
- a CDS encoding DUF6887 family protein, coding for MSENLQNLTNSELKAYMKAHRNDETACHEALKIMMSRRSETTAKYAYDITDEEMKALFQEKLRSKQ
- a CDS encoding pentapeptide repeat-containing protein, coding for MKVEEALALVEAVLEDDRLNDVQELIFRQCWEGNQSYQEIAQVSGYDYEYIKATGAKLWKLLTEALGEKVKKGNLQSVLKRYLRRNQINFYRTQVIGVNLSGGSLSEANLSGAKLFANLGQSDSCQGDFYKEKRPDDKTELLQEDDINAELEGNPIAHSSSESVTHSWNGWQFRSQAEVKIAEALDRAGVLFFPNATARLTTPDAKQNQPPHFLVCSEGKLGILVVDGEEDEAETSRLLQSQGIRIIHHYPVTECTEESDRIVLEFLQGLSQA
- a CDS encoding DUF6888 family protein, producing MPTVAQAYGSVKVCQMLSNLYQVINVFRYDPALKTIYVQAGRNDEFAIIINEEGIWEFVE